Below is a window of Coleofasciculus chthonoplastes PCC 7420 DNA.
CCGGCTTCATTGGTAACTTGTAATGTAATCGTTTCCGTGCTTGGTTCTGGACTCAGGGGATAAGGTACTGTTCCTTCCCGTGGTACAGTACCGGGTGCAGGCAGAAGTTCAACTTTCAACTCTCTACCCCCCTCAACTTTCCAGGATAAGGGTACAGGTATTGATTCATCTTCAGAAATTTGCACCACAAATTTAGGGCGAGTTAGGGTTTCTATCCCGTTAACGGTAAACTCAACAATATCAAAGGGAACAGGTTGGGCTTCAATTTTAATCGGATCAGTTTTTTGAGTGGGTAATTCTTCGGGTTCTCCTTGTTGGGGAACCACGGTTAATTCAAAAATATAGGTTCCAGGTTGACGAACACCTGTGGCAAGATTCATACAAACTAATGCCTCATTTTGTATTTCACAGGACTCTTGTAAGGGTTGAGGAATCCCTTGGCTAAAATCAATGGATTGCATGGGAAAGGTGACAATTCCTTCAGGATTGCGACCTACCAGTTTTAAGAGTCTGATTTGTTCGGGATGACTAATTGTCCAATTCAGTAAAATACCTAGGTTTTCCGGTTGCGGTTGCGCTTCAGGTGAGTTATTCTGATTAGCCGTTGGACTAGCTTCTTGGTCTGCTGCTTCCGGGTTGGGCTGAATGACTTCTTGATAGACGGGTTGAGTTGAGGCAAATTCTTCAATCTCAGGAATTGGGAACGGTGTAATTTTGACTGTATTCGTTTGGAGTTCCTCTAATTCTCCCCTCTTTTTGCCTTGGGGAATTACAGTCAGTTCAAACACATAATCCCCCGGTTCGCGAGCATCAGTTGGCACGTTCTGGCAATTGAGAATCTCATCGGCTGTGCAGAAACGCTCTAACTCGTTGGGAATCCCCTGGCTAAAATTGTAGGCAATTGGACCACTGGTAACTACCCCATCTGGCGATACGCCTTGTATTTTTATAGTTTGGATGCGTTTGGGGTTGGTAATTTCCCAATTCAGGCGAACATTTTCCTGATCAGCCGCCGAGTAATTTTTGCCTGCTGGCGCAAATTCGACTATTTCCGGGCGGGGTTTGGGTCTAAAAAAGAGAAACCACAGCAGGAATATTAATGCCCCAATCAGTCCGACTATACCTAAAATAACTAATAAAAATTGCCACCACGGACGCCCTTCCCAAATTAAAGTACCTTGGAAGCGATTGTTAAGTAAGGGAAACTGTTGTAGGTCTTCAATTTCAATAACAAAGTTTAAAACTCGTCCATAGAAGGGTCTACGCCACCATTTCTGGCTGGGTTGCACCTCTAAATTCGCGATCGCATACCCACCGGGGGCGAGGCGAACTTGGGTGGGTATCAGGGTATAGGTGCAAAGATCATCACCATCGGCACTTTTGGCGATGAGGGCAATGTCGCGGGTAATATTACCGCCGTTATACAGTTGTAACTCGAAAACACCGGACTGATGGCTGACTTTACCGACTAGGGTGACTAACTCGACAGTTAACAGGTAAATCGGCATTACCTGGAGGTAAATCGCATCCAGTAACACCAAGTCGGGATTATTCAGGGAATAAAGACGCACCGTGGGGGAATAGATTGTCGCCCAGGTATCTACAGGTGGGGTGATAATGAGCTGGATTAGACCCTTTTCACCCGGATTCAACTCTAAGCCATCCATCACCCGCACCACTCCGGTGTCGGTATAGCCTTCGGGATAAATCACCCTATACCAAATTGGGGCTAAATCCGGACAGGTTAAGCGAAATTGATCCACACGATCCGATCGGTTGTGAACTAGAACCTGAACCTCTAAAGGTTCTCCCGGTTGCACCACAGCCGGAACAGCCGAACTTGTGATCGGGAGTAGAGAGAAGGTGGGATCATTAACCCGGATGGCTTCTTGGACAAAAGGCAAGACTTGCAGCCGTGCTTGATGCTGGATTGGCGTGTCTTCCGGGTAATGCTGCTGGGCATCAACCATCAGCAGATAATTATAGGTACCCGGTGTCGCATCCAGTGGTATCGGAATCTGGAACACCACCTCACTACTTTGCCCTTGCCCTAACGCCAGACGTTCATAGGGAGAAATACACCACTGGTGCAGGAATTGGGAGGTTTCATCGATATAAATCTCGATTAAGGCACTTTGATTTCCCTCATTGGTAATGGTGACGCATAACTCAAACGTCGAACCCGGTGTAATGGGCGCATCCCCAGAGGGATTCACAATCATGGACAGGGGTTTTCCGGGAGTCAGCGCTTGCTGAATCATCTCGGAAAACGGGCTACCTTGTCGTCTCATTTCACTGCGATAGTAACGGGGAATGCCTTCCACTTCCATTTCTCGGACAAAACCCTCTTGAACTAACTCATCGAGTTCTATAGCGATCGCCTGTTCATTTTCGTTGATGTGATCGGCGATTTCGGGTAGGGTATGCCCTTCCTCGCGACGGATAAACAGAACAATCTGCCGTTGACGTTCCGGAAGTGCCAAGATATCAGCAATATTTATGGTTTTACCACCATTCGCCGAAGGATTGGATGGATTGCTATTCATAGTTTCCCTTTCCCCTCTGGGTTTGACCTCTCCTCCTGCTGACTTCCAAGGGCTAAACTGATTATTTACACGTTCAGCATGGGTGGAGCGACAACTGTATTAATGTTTACAGCGTTCACTCTGACAATTAAACCGCAAGCGAGACTCAATGTCAGCTATTGTCATCTATCCTAGGTAATTAGCCCTCAACTAAAGTTGGGGCTAAAAGCTTAAACCCGTTAAAACGGGTTCAAAGAGCTACTCATCGATTCTTACTTGAGCTTTAGGCGATATTCTGTTTAAGGAGCGTGCCATTCATTCTAAGTAGTAGACACCAAGCGTGTCAGAAGCTCCCGACAGCGCTGACTACAAACTACGCGATCGCAGGTTGTCCTTAACCGATGAACAGGAAATCGCTATCCGATTACCTAGACCTGAACGGCTGTCGGATAGGGGGTTTTACGGATATGGGGAGGGAGTGCGATACGTGCTTCGCACAGGCTTCGCGATCGCGACCTTGGCAAGCTAAAGTTAGTTGTGGATACTCAAGATAACTGATGAATTACCAAGAAATCATCACCTTAGAACCCGGAAAGCGTGGCGGTAAGCCCTGCATTAGAGGGATGCGAATCACGGTCTATGATATTTTAGAATACCTCGCATCCGACATGAGCCAAGAGGAAATTCTAGAAGACTTTCCCTATCTGACTAAAACAGACATCCTCGCTTGTCTTTGGTTTGCCGCTCAACGCGAACGTCTTACCGTTACCGTTCAACCGTGAAACTCCTCCTGTTTGATCAAAACCTTTCCCCTCGCCTAGTGACTCGACTAACCGATTTGTATCCCAACTCAGTGCATGTTGATACATTAGGCTTAGGAACATCTTCAGACCGGGATGTTTGGGAATATGCTCGGCTCAACGCCTTCATTATTGTTACCAAAGATTGCCGATTTTAGTGAGTTAAGCCATACTGGGTAAAGAACCTCACCACACTACGGCGGTATGGACTTTATCGACCAAATTAAATCTATCTCTCAGCAAATCTTAAAGCTAAGAGAGCAAATTCAGACAGAAGAAGCTACCAAAAGCGCTTTCGTTATGCCTTTCATTAATGCTTTAGGGTATAACGTTTTTAACCCAATGGAGGTTTGCCCTGAATTCACGGCTGACGTACCTGGACTAAAAGGGGAAAAGGTAGATTATGCAATCATCATGGATGAAAAGCCCATCATCTTGATTGAATGTAAATGGTGTGGAGGGAGTCTAGAGAACCCTAAGCATAACTCACAGTTGCACAGATACTTTCATACAACAGAGGCAAAGTTTAGCGTTTTGACCAATGGGATTATCTATCGGTTTTACACCGATACAGAGAAACCCAACATCATGGATGAAAAATCATTTTTTGAGTTCAACATGTTGGACTTCCACGAATCCAATATTAATGAACTCAAGCGTTTTTCCAAATCAAGCTTTAATTCGGGTGAATTGGAAGATGTTGCCAGGAATCTTCTCTATACTAAAGAAATTAAGCGTATCATGACAGAGCAACTGGCTGACCCATCTCCTGAATTCGTTAAGTTTTTTGCCAGTCAAGTCTATTCTGGGAGGCTGGCTGCATCGGTTATGGAAAGGTTCACAGATATAACCAGACGGTCACTAAAAGAATTTATTAACGAGCGCATTACAGAAAGGCTAGCGGCTGCTATTAACACACCAGAAACCTCTACACCATCAACTGAAGGGCAAGAGGTTGAATCTGAATCCTCTTCAGACGAAGGAATAGTGACCACAGAAGAAGAGTTGGAAGCTTTTCATATCGTCAAAGCGATTCTACGTGAAGTTGTAGATATTGGACGTATTGAGTACAAAGACACCAAAAGCTATTTTGGTGTTAATCTAGATGGCAAGGCAACAAAAACTATTTGCCGACTGCGGCTTTTTCCTACAAAAAAATCTATTGCCATTATTGATTCTGAAGGGAAAGAAGCCAAGAAAGTCCTCTCAAGCTTGAATGAAATTTATGGGGTTGCAGGAATATTAAAAGACAGAGCTAGATATCTAGCCCAAGATGAGACAA
It encodes the following:
- a CDS encoding DUF433 domain-containing protein gives rise to the protein MNYQEIITLEPGKRGGKPCIRGMRITVYDILEYLASDMSQEEILEDFPYLTKTDILACLWFAAQRERLTVTVQP
- a CDS encoding type I restriction endonuclease, whose protein sequence is MDFIDQIKSISQQILKLREQIQTEEATKSAFVMPFINALGYNVFNPMEVCPEFTADVPGLKGEKVDYAIIMDEKPIILIECKWCGGSLENPKHNSQLHRYFHTTEAKFSVLTNGIIYRFYTDTEKPNIMDEKSFFEFNMLDFHESNINELKRFSKSSFNSGELEDVARNLLYTKEIKRIMTEQLADPSPEFVKFFASQVYSGRLAASVMERFTDITRRSLKEFINERITERLAAAINTPETSTPSTEGQEVESESSSDEGIVTTEEELEAFHIVKAILREVVDIGRIEYKDTKSYFGVNLDGKATKTICRLRLFPTKKSIAIIDSEGKEAKKVLSSLNEIYGVAGILKDRARYLAQDETTQPEVVEQ
- a CDS encoding DUF5615 family PIN-like protein; amino-acid sequence: MKLLLFDQNLSPRLVTRLTDLYPNSVHVDTLGLGTSSDRDVWEYARLNAFIIVTKDCRF
- a CDS encoding transcriptional regulator — encoded protein: MNSNPSNPSANGGKTINIADILALPERQRQIVLFIRREEGHTLPEIADHINENEQAIAIELDELVQEGFVREMEVEGIPRYYRSEMRRQGSPFSEMIQQALTPGKPLSMIVNPSGDAPITPGSTFELCVTITNEGNQSALIEIYIDETSQFLHQWCISPYERLALGQGQSSEVVFQIPIPLDATPGTYNYLLMVDAQQHYPEDTPIQHQARLQVLPFVQEAIRVNDPTFSLLPITSSAVPAVVQPGEPLEVQVLVHNRSDRVDQFRLTCPDLAPIWYRVIYPEGYTDTGVVRVMDGLELNPGEKGLIQLIITPPVDTWATIYSPTVRLYSLNNPDLVLLDAIYLQVMPIYLLTVELVTLVGKVSHQSGVFELQLYNGGNITRDIALIAKSADGDDLCTYTLIPTQVRLAPGGYAIANLEVQPSQKWWRRPFYGRVLNFVIEIEDLQQFPLLNNRFQGTLIWEGRPWWQFLLVILGIVGLIGALIFLLWFLFFRPKPRPEIVEFAPAGKNYSAADQENVRLNWEITNPKRIQTIKIQGVSPDGVVTSGPIAYNFSQGIPNELERFCTADEILNCQNVPTDAREPGDYVFELTVIPQGKKRGELEELQTNTVKITPFPIPEIEEFASTQPVYQEVIQPNPEAADQEASPTANQNNSPEAQPQPENLGILLNWTISHPEQIRLLKLVGRNPEGIVTFPMQSIDFSQGIPQPLQESCEIQNEALVCMNLATGVRQPGTYIFELTVVPQQGEPEELPTQKTDPIKIEAQPVPFDIVEFTVNGIETLTRPKFVVQISEDESIPVPLSWKVEGGRELKVELLPAPGTVPREGTVPYPLSPEPSTETITLQVTNEAGEQKSRSVTIETIQPPPPEPVEMTPLSPPGDTANGLPTFDPPPPPGDASASQMQTPPSPSPSPSPSPRTTPSGTEPTPLPLPPGGSPPLPPGADSPPPAELPPKFR